CATCTGTTTACTGGGATCCTGAGACTTAAAGGTTTTATTGCAAAACTGTTCAAAAGTTCAAATCTGGGAAGTATTAACATCTGGAAAATAAGCATCATCTCAAAATTATTTCAGGCCTTTAAATGGAAGAAACAGTGCCAGGAAGGGATCCCTCTGAAATTTATCAACACAGAATACACAGAGCTGGAATCTGCAATCCTTCACTTCACTTGAGGCCTGGAAAAGGTACATTTAACCTAAACAGTGCACAAATGTAATCTGGGGAGAGTAaatattcagtttgtttttgttatattttttgttcCAGTTGATCAATAATTTTTTCATCTTCTTAATTTCCTCGGTAACTATTGTGTTTATTACATGGCCCTGTGTAActgctttgttttcttgtaCATGCGgattagatttttatttgtttgcggAAAACAAAGCAGGGCTTAATTGATCAATGCGCAGGAGGTATGTTGATACGACTGAACGCTGCTGAGCCAAGTCGTGTGAATGGCTGCGagccttttttcttctgcaGATATCCACTATCATCTTTCTGAAATACTGGCCAGTGAAAACATAGAGCACCGGGTTCAGGCAGCTGTTCAGAAACGCTAGGTAAGTTGAAAATTGGTTCCCAATGTCAAGGGCGTGATACCATGAGTCAATGTCCAATATGTGAAGATCACACAACAGATCAAGGAAGGTGAAAAGGTGGAAAGGACACCAGCATATGAAGAACAGCAACAAGACTGCATAAATCAGTTTGATAGCCTTGGTGTCATTCCTGTCCTGAGCAAAGACATGTTCTTTCCTCCCTTTCAGGGCTATCACAATCTTACAGTTGCAGAAAACTATAATGGTTGAAGGCAGCAAAAGTCCTATgagattcattaaaatgtggtTGGCAAGTTTCCACGATTCTCTGGGATAATCAATTAAGCAGGCCACTGT
This window of the Anguilla anguilla isolate fAngAng1 chromosome 1, fAngAng1.pri, whole genome shotgun sequence genome carries:
- the bdkrb1 gene encoding B1 bradykinin receptor; this translates as MEAVSMVTTQSQTINITDDNSTAWSLVHTIVPPYIFIVCVTGILGNAFVLLVFALHKAHWTVPEIYLGNLALADLMLLASLPFWAMNILNRFNWLYGDFLCKAVNMSITVNMYTSIYLLMMVTVDRYLALVRTLTARWMRRTRYAKVICLVLWLFGFAMTTPMVIHRSVKYVPEFQTVACLIDYPRESWKLANHILMNLIGLLLPSTIIVFCNCKIVIALKGRKEHVFAQDRNDTKAIKLIYAVLLLFFICWCPFHLFTFLDLLCDLHILDIDSWYHALDIGNQFSTYLAFLNSCLNPVLYVFTGQYFRKMIVDICRRKKARSHSHDLAQQRSVVSTYLLRIDQLSPALFSANK